A single genomic interval of Dysidea avara chromosome 8, odDysAvar1.4, whole genome shotgun sequence harbors:
- the LOC136265045 gene encoding ankyrin repeat domain-containing protein 27-like isoform X2: MCVAISSGGLTTREGYQYSREVTILFEETFFNQRDESYRVLCLEQPLEGAILDEPVVVELESLEDCVKFLWSDSNTYKTRKKIDGLLVQFSLMEHEQDKPKKTRIQVLVDVCRAFFAHALHFASRDGNIRKQIHGSGVLKKALYQSIETYIMSQVFRNVFKEVCVQRLDQDAELNTTTRKLSDITPHQLGVKAHHQTNLVDVRDKLSQLNNP, encoded by the exons ATGTGTGTAGCAATCAGTTCTGGCGGGTTAACAACCAGAGAAGGGTATCAATATTCCAGAGAAGTGACAATATTGTTTGAAGAGACATTCTTTAACCAACGAGATGAGAGTTACCGTGTGTTGTGCTTGGAACAACCTTTAGAAGGAG CAATTTTGGATGAGCCAGTAGTTGTAGAATTAGAGTCACTAGAAGATTGTGTGAAGTTTTTATGGAGTGATTCCA ACACATACAAAACAAGGAAGAAGATTGATGGATTACTGGTGCAGTTTTCACTCATGGAACACGAGCAGGATAAACCTAAGAAGACCCGCATTCAAGTACTAGTG GATGTATGCAGAGCCTTCTTTGCTCATGCCTTGCACTTTGCCAGTAGAGATGGGAACATT AGAAAACAAATTCATGGTAGTGGGGTGCTGAAGAAAGCTCTTTACCAAAGCATTGAG ACATACATCATGTCTCAAGTGTTCCGTAATGTCTTTAAAGAGGTGTGTGTCCAGCGGTTGGATCAG GATGCTGAGCTGAACACTACCACCCGTAAGTTGTCGGACATTACTCCACACCAGCTGGGAGTGAAGGCTCATCATCA GACTAACCTTGTTGATGTGAGGGATAAGCTATCACAATTGAATAAT CCATGA
- the LOC136265045 gene encoding ankyrin repeat domain-containing protein 27-like isoform X1 gives MCVAISSGGLTTREGYQYSREVTILFEETFFNQRDESYRVLCLEQPLEGAILDEPVVVELESLEDCVKFLWSDSNTYKTRKKIDGLLVQFSLMEHEQDKPKKTRIQVLVDVCRAFFAHALHFASRDGNIRKQIHGSGVLKKALYQSIETYIMSQVFRNVFKEVCVQRLDQDAELNTTTRKLSDITPHQLGVKAHHQTNLVDVRDKLSQLNNVW, from the exons ATGTGTGTAGCAATCAGTTCTGGCGGGTTAACAACCAGAGAAGGGTATCAATATTCCAGAGAAGTGACAATATTGTTTGAAGAGACATTCTTTAACCAACGAGATGAGAGTTACCGTGTGTTGTGCTTGGAACAACCTTTAGAAGGAG CAATTTTGGATGAGCCAGTAGTTGTAGAATTAGAGTCACTAGAAGATTGTGTGAAGTTTTTATGGAGTGATTCCA ACACATACAAAACAAGGAAGAAGATTGATGGATTACTGGTGCAGTTTTCACTCATGGAACACGAGCAGGATAAACCTAAGAAGACCCGCATTCAAGTACTAGTG GATGTATGCAGAGCCTTCTTTGCTCATGCCTTGCACTTTGCCAGTAGAGATGGGAACATT AGAAAACAAATTCATGGTAGTGGGGTGCTGAAGAAAGCTCTTTACCAAAGCATTGAG ACATACATCATGTCTCAAGTGTTCCGTAATGTCTTTAAAGAGGTGTGTGTCCAGCGGTTGGATCAG GATGCTGAGCTGAACACTACCACCCGTAAGTTGTCGGACATTACTCCACACCAGCTGGGAGTGAAGGCTCATCATCA GACTAACCTTGTTGATGTGAGGGATAAGCTATCACAATTGAATAAT GTTTGGTAA